A part of Helicobacter himalayensis genomic DNA contains:
- the aspA gene encoding aspartate ammonia-lyase: protein MKTRKEHDFIGELEIEEGVYYGIQTFRAVENFDITHERLSNFPSFIKALAQVKKAAALANYELKLLDEKIKNAIVEACERIISGEFKEQFVVDMIQGGAGTSTNMNANEVIANIALESMGYKKGQYEFCHPNDHVNLSQSTNDAYPTALRVALYERLFELTESMQILKKSFEKKALEFKDILKMGRTQLQDAVPMTLGQEFRTFAVMLGEDIQRVKEAQDLVREINLGGTAIGTGINSHPDYPKVVEKKLQEVTNRPFVTASDLIEATQDTGAYVQISGVLKRVASKVSKICNDLRLLSSGPRAGLNEINLPKMQPGSSIMPGKVNPVIPEVVNQVCFSVIGNDVTITLAAEAGQLQLNVFEPVIAYSLFNSIAMMKRAFRTLANKCVDGITANEEICKNFVFNSIGIVTALNPYIGYENSAKIAKEALESGKSVYELTLEHKLLSKEELDEIFKPQNMLQAHMHSIKK from the coding sequence ATGAAAACAAGAAAAGAGCACGATTTTATTGGTGAGCTAGAGATTGAAGAGGGTGTGTATTATGGGATTCAGACATTTCGCGCGGTGGAAAATTTCGATATCACCCACGAGCGCTTAAGCAATTTTCCTAGCTTCATCAAAGCCTTGGCGCAAGTAAAAAAAGCCGCAGCATTGGCAAACTATGAGCTAAAATTATTAGATGAAAAGATTAAAAATGCCATTGTGGAAGCGTGTGAAAGGATTATTTCTGGGGAGTTTAAAGAGCAATTTGTGGTGGATATGATACAAGGTGGGGCTGGCACAAGCACAAATATGAATGCAAATGAAGTCATCGCTAATATTGCCTTAGAATCTATGGGATATAAAAAAGGGCAGTATGAGTTTTGCCACCCAAATGATCATGTAAATCTCTCTCAATCAACTAACGATGCTTATCCTACGGCACTTCGTGTGGCACTTTATGAGAGGCTTTTTGAACTTACAGAATCTATGCAGATTCTCAAAAAATCTTTTGAAAAAAAGGCACTTGAATTTAAAGATATTCTAAAAATGGGACGCACACAGCTTCAAGATGCAGTGCCTATGACCTTGGGGCAGGAGTTTCGCACTTTTGCAGTGATGCTAGGAGAGGATATTCAACGCGTGAAAGAAGCACAAGATTTGGTGCGTGAGATAAATCTCGGTGGCACAGCCATAGGCACGGGGATAAACTCGCACCCTGATTATCCAAAAGTAGTGGAAAAAAAGTTGCAAGAAGTGACCAACCGCCCTTTTGTAACTGCAAGTGATTTGATTGAAGCCACACAAGATACCGGTGCATATGTGCAAATAAGCGGCGTGCTAAAACGTGTCGCAAGCAAGGTGTCAAAGATTTGTAACGATTTGCGCCTTTTAAGCTCTGGTCCGCGCGCAGGGCTTAATGAAATCAATCTTCCTAAAATGCAGCCCGGAAGCTCAATAATGCCCGGCAAGGTTAATCCGGTGATTCCGGAAGTTGTCAATCAAGTGTGCTTTAGTGTCATTGGTAATGATGTGACAATCACGCTCGCAGCTGAAGCAGGACAATTGCAACTCAATGTCTTTGAACCTGTGATTGCGTATAGTTTGTTTAATTCTATTGCGATGATGAAGCGCGCCTTTCGCACGCTCGCTAACAAGTGTGTCGATGGAATCACCGCAAATGAGGAAATTTGCAAAAATTTCGTTTTCAATAGCATTGGCATTGTAACCGCGCTAAATCCCTACATTGGCTATGAAAACTCTGCAAAAATCGCCAAAGAAGCACTTGAATCTGGCAAAAGCGTGTATGAGCTAACACTAGAGCATAAACTCTTAAGCAAAGAGGAATTAGACGAGATTTTCAAGCCTCAAAATATGCTACAAGCGCATATGCATAGTATCAAAAAATAA
- the tilS gene encoding tRNA lysidine(34) synthetase TilS: MNALKLLHLELFKDCKNLLAFSGGIDSSALFFLLKDLNVSFDIAIVNYATREDSKLEVAYAQELAQRYNKKAHIFNAPKIHANFEHNARAVRYEFFKNLCFNEGYENVLLAHQLNDRLEWFLMQLARGSGIWGLLSLQGVSEFEGVRLVRPLLESSREEICAYVAQRGIRYFNDASNEDLRFKRNFFRHNFSNKLLKHAPKGILQSFRILDSQNALFSQGAQSVEKILDNLFVCARKSKNQCLENQYLDTQKDMRNVDCALKNLGYVMSFKQREEVLKSGFDCELGGRFVVACAGELLFVARKNFHHHHAMPKKIKEQYRLCKIPPKIRPVLFQAGIIDKELEDLRKLLESRFSKS; this comes from the coding sequence TTGAATGCTTTGAAACTACTGCATTTAGAGCTTTTCAAGGATTGTAAGAATTTGCTGGCATTTTCTGGCGGGATAGATTCTAGCGCATTATTTTTTTTGCTGAAAGATTTGAATGTAAGCTTTGATATAGCCATTGTCAATTACGCTACAAGAGAAGATTCTAAACTAGAAGTCGCCTACGCACAAGAACTAGCGCAACGATACAACAAAAAAGCCCATATTTTTAACGCCCCAAAAATCCACGCAAACTTCGAGCATAACGCGCGCGCGGTGCGCTATGAGTTTTTTAAGAATCTTTGTTTCAATGAGGGCTATGAAAATGTGCTTTTAGCTCATCAGCTCAATGACAGGCTAGAGTGGTTTTTGATGCAGTTGGCGCGCGGGAGCGGGATTTGGGGCTTGCTTTCACTGCAGGGCGTGAGTGAATTTGAAGGCGTTAGGCTTGTGCGTCCATTGCTAGAATCTAGCAGGGAGGAGATTTGCGCGTATGTGGCACAAAGGGGGATAAGGTATTTTAATGACGCGAGTAATGAGGATTTGCGCTTTAAGCGGAATTTTTTTCGCCATAATTTTTCTAACAAGCTCCTTAAACACGCGCCAAAAGGGATTTTGCAAAGTTTTAGAATCTTAGATTCTCAAAATGCACTTTTTTCACAAGGTGCGCAAAGCGTTGAAAAAATTTTAGACAATCTCTTTGTATGCGCACGCAAATCAAAAAATCAATGTTTGGAAAATCAATATTTGGATACTCAAAAAGATATGCGTAATGTGGATTGTGCGCTGAAAAATCTTGGCTATGTGATGAGTTTTAAGCAGCGTGAAGAAGTGCTTAAAAGTGGCTTTGATTGCGAGCTTGGCGGGCGTTTTGTGGTGGCTTGTGCGGGCGAATTGCTTTTTGTTGCGCGCAAAAATTTTCACCATCACCACGCAATGCCAAAAAAAATAAAGGAGCAATACCGCCTTTGTAAAATCCCGCCAAAAATCCGCCCTGTGCTTTTTCAAGCTGGCATCATTGATAAAGAGTTAGAGGATTTAAGGAAATTATTAGAATCCAGATTTTCTAAATCATGA
- the cysK gene encoding cysteine synthase A encodes MKIYNSISDIIGNTPIVRLAGIHENVYGKCEFLNPSHSVKDRPAYSMIKHGMEEGKINKDTTIIECTSGNMGIALAMICADLGLKIIITMPESMSIERRKMMSFFGAQLVLTPASEGMKGALNKSLELLESTPNSFMPSQFENPANPLSHKLGTAKEILESFGKDLDFFVAGFGTGGTISGVGEVLKKEIPHIKIIGVEPAASPLISQGQAGPHKIQGIGANFIPKTLNKDIMDSIICVENDVAIAMAKKLGSIGVMVGISSGGNVAIAEAIAKENPGKKVLTMLNDTAERYLSTDLFSGF; translated from the coding sequence ATGAAAATTTACAACAGCATAAGTGATATTATAGGAAATACCCCAATAGTGCGCCTTGCAGGCATTCACGAAAATGTATATGGTAAATGCGAATTTCTCAATCCAAGCCATTCTGTCAAGGATCGCCCAGCATATAGTATGATTAAGCACGGAATGGAAGAGGGCAAAATCAACAAAGACACAACCATCATAGAATGCACCAGCGGGAATATGGGTATCGCACTTGCGATGATTTGCGCGGATTTAGGGCTAAAAATCATCATCACAATGCCAGAATCTATGAGTATAGAGCGCCGCAAGATGATGAGCTTTTTTGGCGCACAGCTCGTGCTTACACCAGCAAGCGAGGGAATGAAAGGCGCACTTAATAAATCGCTAGAATTGCTAGAATCCACGCCAAACTCCTTTATGCCAAGCCAGTTTGAAAATCCTGCAAACCCACTTTCTCATAAGCTCGGCACAGCCAAAGAGATTTTGGAATCTTTTGGGAAAGATTTAGATTTTTTTGTGGCTGGATTTGGCACAGGTGGGACAATTAGCGGTGTGGGTGAGGTGCTAAAAAAAGAAATCCCGCATATTAAAATCATAGGCGTAGAGCCAGCGGCGTCGCCTCTCATCTCACAAGGACAGGCAGGACCGCACAAGATTCAAGGCATTGGGGCGAACTTTATCCCAAAAACGCTTAATAAAGATATTATGGATTCTATTATTTGCGTGGAAAATGATGTGGCAATCGCTATGGCAAAAAAGCTTGGTAGCATTGGCGTGATGGTAGGGATTTCAAGCGGTGGCAATGTCGCAATCGCCGAAGCAATCGCAAAAGAAAATCCGGGCAAAAAAGTGCTAACAATGCTTAATGATACAGCCGAGCGCTATCTCTCAACAGACCTTTTTTCAGGGTTTTAA
- a CDS encoding tetratricopeptide repeat protein, whose protein sequence is MADDLQEVDLNDPKRDSQTESNATRENAQESEQGNAQKEGSFKIKLESLLACIKSLPASLKNPKQNKKTFFIIIGIVVCVVMIIVLGLVFALKAPAPQEEEVKILPPKKIQTPPIVQALSRAGNIDNDALDEMIKKANLLYEQGDKMQALDLFEYISIFSQSLASYNLGVIKLKEGQYKQAIASFDNAINAGEDISVSALNAAYAAYKLGDIALSQYYLGLSASHLYDASKQPLYSYVYALLNTYKGFYFESLSPLLHPNSKLYQTQNNKIAARTFLLFNDDFNALNTLKKTPSKKDNLAIALLHARLGEYDKARSYIYEYLSYFPKDPDALAALQLIEIKLGNFKESATILNRFMREDEYNPKLETYPIRIKLKEDLFDVNIAQENFWNRKFEHQQILSFKILYFYAPLRVFDAKEALEAIRDGGINAKIQNIELAKSGLGEGSGIAKVNQNIVLGLKEAYKNNLRKAREYMQKAVAMYPNHSILHYNLGVLSAQFGDYDNAYTHFLRAYHLDTSDILSGLFAVIAGKLTYRNTDRILSSIRADFIDIGFEDKTKEMFLLSLLRYLNNVPIDDFSWIEESKQKLPIYYALQSVYAIAQNNPTFAMQSFKNLQELYPRDVVSNIMYELARFHKKDLQSIALELNANLSKKNLDKASIYFGPTLARELFVYVGFITGTLSSLEPELEHKLLSENENPAGILQLLGLLNIYNGNFEKAFVYYNTLIDDLKEDDAHTRFLGAVAALGADKHENAVALLQISKLESVTNLEAKFALALLYQENKNFKAAADHYEKISNSDFMSEYFDFDINTQKLVE, encoded by the coding sequence ATGGCAGATGATTTGCAAGAAGTAGATTTAAATGACCCAAAGAGAGATTCTCAAACTGAATCTAATGCCACGCGGGAAAATGCACAAGAGAGCGAGCAAGGAAACGCGCAAAAAGAGGGTAGTTTTAAGATTAAGTTAGAATCCTTGCTTGCGTGTATCAAATCCCTACCCGCGTCTTTAAAAAATCCTAAGCAAAACAAAAAAACATTTTTTATTATTATAGGTATTGTGGTATGCGTGGTGATGATTATCGTGCTTGGATTAGTGTTTGCGCTTAAAGCTCCAGCACCACAAGAAGAAGAGGTTAAAATCCTACCACCTAAAAAAATCCAAACGCCACCCATCGTCCAAGCCCTTAGTAGAGCTGGAAATATCGATAATGACGCATTAGACGAAATGATAAAAAAAGCAAATCTCTTGTATGAGCAAGGCGATAAAATGCAAGCGCTTGATTTGTTTGAATATATCTCAATCTTTTCTCAATCACTCGCAAGCTACAATCTAGGCGTAATCAAGCTCAAAGAAGGGCAATATAAACAAGCTATCGCGTCATTTGACAATGCTATCAATGCTGGCGAAGATATCTCTGTAAGCGCACTTAATGCAGCCTATGCGGCATATAAATTAGGAGATATTGCCCTCTCACAATATTATCTTGGCTTAAGTGCTTCGCATTTGTATGATGCGAGCAAGCAACCGCTTTACTCTTATGTTTATGCGCTTCTTAACACTTACAAGGGCTTTTATTTTGAATCTCTCTCTCCACTTTTGCACCCAAATTCTAAACTCTATCAAACTCAAAACAATAAAATCGCTGCGCGCACTTTTTTGCTTTTCAATGATGATTTTAACGCGCTCAATACGCTAAAAAAAACACCTTCAAAAAAAGATAATCTTGCAATCGCACTTTTGCACGCACGGCTTGGCGAGTATGACAAGGCGCGCTCTTACATTTATGAATATCTCTCTTATTTTCCAAAAGATCCAGATGCACTTGCTGCCTTGCAACTTATTGAAATCAAGCTTGGGAATTTTAAAGAAAGCGCGACCATTCTTAATCGCTTTATGCGCGAAGATGAATATAATCCAAAGCTAGAGACTTATCCTATTCGCATAAAGTTAAAAGAAGATTTGTTTGATGTCAATATTGCGCAGGAAAATTTTTGGAATCGCAAGTTTGAGCACCAGCAAATTCTAAGTTTTAAGATTTTATATTTTTATGCACCACTGCGTGTGTTTGACGCTAAAGAAGCGCTAGAGGCAATTAGAGATGGCGGGATAAATGCAAAGATTCAAAATATCGAACTTGCTAAAAGTGGCTTAGGTGAAGGAAGTGGGATTGCAAAGGTGAATCAAAATATTGTTTTGGGCTTAAAAGAGGCGTATAAAAATAATTTAAGAAAAGCTAGAGAATATATGCAAAAAGCTGTTGCGATGTATCCAAACCACTCAATTTTACATTACAATTTGGGTGTGTTGTCTGCGCAATTTGGGGATTATGACAATGCTTATACGCATTTTTTGCGCGCTTATCATTTGGACACAAGCGATATTTTATCCGGGCTTTTTGCGGTGATTGCTGGCAAGCTCACTTATAGGAATACTGATAGAATCTTAAGCTCGATACGAGCGGACTTTATAGATATTGGGTTTGAAGATAAAACAAAAGAGATGTTTTTGCTTTCTTTATTACGCTATCTTAATAATGTGCCAATTGATGATTTTAGCTGGATTGAGGAAAGTAAGCAAAAATTGCCAATTTATTATGCCTTGCAAAGTGTATATGCAATAGCACAAAATAACCCAACCTTTGCTATGCAATCTTTTAAGAATCTGCAAGAACTCTACCCGCGCGATGTGGTGTCAAATATTATGTATGAGCTTGCGAGATTCCATAAAAAAGATTTGCAAAGTATCGCGCTAGAGCTAAATGCAAATCTTTCAAAAAAGAATCTTGACAAAGCAAGCATTTATTTTGGACCAACGCTTGCAAGGGAATTATTTGTGTATGTGGGCTTTATCACCGGCACACTCTCAAGCCTTGAGCCAGAGTTAGAGCATAAACTTTTAAGCGAGAATGAGAATCCGGCTGGCATTTTACAACTGCTAGGACTTTTAAATATTTACAATGGTAATTTTGAAAAGGCATTTGTGTATTACAACACGCTTATTGATGATTTGAAAGAAGATGACGCGCATACGCGATTTTTGGGCGCGGTGGCGGCACTTGGTGCGGACAAACACGAAAACGCCGTGGCACTTTTGCAAATTTCAAAGTTAGAATCTGTAACAAATTTAGAAGCAAAATTTGCCCTTGCCTTGCTTTACCAAGAAAATAAAAATTTCAAAGCTGCGGCAGATCATTACGAAAAGATAAGCAACTCTGATTTTATGTCAGAATATTTTGACTTTGATATTAATACGCAAAAGTTGGTAGAGTAA
- the serS gene encoding serine--tRNA ligase encodes MIDTKLLLNNFEFVAQKLQVKKVSKELLQELFSIACEYKAQKQKLEELQAFKNSASKEFATLRAQNKDIDELKAKLDSNKQEMQEAQKKLEKTESALTKISYTIPNLPDSKTPEGEDESDNREIKKILEPRVFDFEPKEHWELANKNGWIDFEAGVKLAKSRFSVLRGMGARLNRALINFMLDYNQKAGFEAVVTPVIVNKNCLFGTGQLPKFESDMFKIGNQDFEGLDSANLQAHELYLISTSEITLTNLYNDTIIPKSELPIMLTAQTPCFRKEAGSAGKDTRGMIRQHQFDKVELVAITTPEQSDFMQEKMLQTASGILQELGLPHRFMQLCGGDLGFSASNTIDIEVWLPGQKCYREISSISNTRDFQARRAKIRYKDEKKNLLVHTLNGSSLAVGRTLIAIMENYQNKDGSIEIPQTLQKYL; translated from the coding sequence ATGATAGATACAAAATTGCTTTTAAATAATTTTGAATTTGTGGCGCAAAAGTTGCAGGTTAAAAAAGTGAGCAAAGAGCTGCTGCAAGAGCTTTTTAGCATTGCTTGTGAGTATAAAGCCCAAAAGCAAAAACTAGAAGAATTGCAAGCGTTTAAAAATAGCGCGTCAAAAGAGTTTGCCACCTTGCGCGCACAAAATAAAGATATAGATGAGCTTAAAGCAAAGCTAGATTCTAATAAACAAGAAATGCAAGAGGCGCAAAAAAAGCTTGAAAAAACAGAATCTGCGCTTACAAAGATAAGCTACACAATCCCAAATTTGCCAGATAGCAAAACGCCAGAGGGCGAGGACGAGAGCGATAACAGAGAAATAAAAAAAATCCTAGAGCCGAGGGTATTTGATTTTGAGCCAAAGGAGCATTGGGAGCTAGCAAATAAAAATGGCTGGATAGATTTTGAAGCAGGCGTGAAGCTAGCAAAAAGCCGCTTTAGCGTATTGCGTGGAATGGGTGCGAGGCTCAATCGCGCGCTTATAAATTTTATGCTTGATTACAATCAAAAAGCGGGTTTTGAAGCGGTGGTAACGCCTGTGATTGTGAATAAAAACTGCCTTTTTGGCACAGGACAGCTTCCAAAGTTTGAATCTGATATGTTTAAAATTGGCAACCAAGACTTTGAGGGGCTAGATTCTGCGAATTTGCAAGCGCACGAATTGTATCTTATTTCAACTTCTGAAATCACGCTGACAAATCTTTACAATGACACTATTATCCCAAAATCCGAGCTTCCCATAATGCTTACCGCGCAAACGCCTTGCTTTCGCAAAGAGGCTGGAAGCGCAGGCAAAGATACACGCGGAATGATTCGCCAGCATCAATTTGACAAAGTCGAGCTTGTGGCAATCACAACGCCTGAACAAAGCGATTTTATGCAAGAAAAAATGCTTCAAACTGCAAGTGGAATCTTGCAAGAATTAGGCTTGCCTCATCGCTTTATGCAGCTTTGTGGCGGGGATTTAGGCTTTAGCGCAAGCAATACGATTGATATAGAAGTGTGGCTTCCGGGGCAAAAATGCTATCGTGAGATAAGTTCGATTTCAAACACACGCGATTTTCAAGCAAGACGCGCAAAAATCCGCTACAAAGATGAGAAAAAAAATCTCCTCGTCCATACACTCAATGGCTCATCTCTTGCGGTTGGGCGCACGCTTATTGCAATTATGGAAAATTACCAAAATAAAGATGGGAGTATCGAAATCCCGCAAACACTTCAAAAATACCTTTAA
- the tatB gene encoding Sec-independent protein translocase protein TatB has translation MFGVGIFEILVILIVAIIFLGPDKLPQAAVDIAKFMRALRKTINDAKETFDNEVRLSELKKEALSYKETLTKDITQSMDSLTSIPKDITNEITKSLDETDSDTSKNTESIQAQNGEIQKSPETLALESLNFQSEAIDKEIAELNQKALQENEQNETNYTHNEKLAAQNTQDSKNKA, from the coding sequence ATGTTTGGCGTAGGCATTTTTGAGATTCTTGTCATTTTGATAGTGGCGATTATTTTTTTAGGACCAGATAAACTACCCCAAGCAGCCGTGGATATTGCTAAATTTATGCGTGCGCTTAGAAAAACCATCAATGATGCAAAAGAAACCTTTGACAATGAAGTGCGCCTAAGCGAGCTTAAAAAAGAAGCGCTTTCTTACAAGGAAACACTGACAAAAGACATCACGCAAAGTATGGATTCTCTAACCTCCATACCAAAAGACATCACAAATGAAATCACCAAAAGCCTAGATGAGACGGATTCTGACACATCAAAAAATACAGAATCTATACAGGCACAAAATGGCGAAATCCAAAAAAGCCCAGAAACTTTGGCGTTAGAAAGCCTTAATTTCCAAAGTGAAGCCATTGATAAGGAAATCGCTGAACTCAATCAAAAGGCTTTGCAAGAAAATGAACAAAATGAAACAAACTACACACATAACGAGAAATTAGCAGCGCAAAACACACAAGATTCTAAAAACAAGGCTTAG
- the tatC gene encoding twin-arginine translocase subunit TatC, producing the protein MFEDLKPHLQDLRKRLIISTLTLLVAFGACFSFWELLFDFVAAPMNKALSNDTINAHLATLSVLEGVFVALKVAFFAALVVSMPVIFWQFWLFVAPGLYKHEKKIVLPFVGFASAMFFVGVAFAYYLVLPVVIENVLLFGNDKFEGSISADNYVMFFTRLVIGFGITFELPVLSYFLARVGMITDQSMKNFFKYAVVIIFVIAALITPPDVISQIFLAIPLIGLYGVSILIAKMVNPAKEQDLEQDLEEEN; encoded by the coding sequence ATGTTTGAAGATTTAAAACCACATTTGCAGGATTTACGCAAGCGACTTATTATCTCGACACTTACGTTGCTTGTGGCTTTTGGCGCGTGCTTTAGCTTTTGGGAATTGCTCTTTGACTTTGTTGCAGCACCTATGAATAAGGCACTAAGCAACGACACTATAAACGCGCACCTTGCCACACTTAGCGTGTTAGAGGGTGTGTTTGTTGCATTGAAAGTCGCGTTTTTTGCCGCACTTGTGGTGTCAATGCCGGTTATTTTTTGGCAATTTTGGCTTTTTGTCGCGCCCGGACTTTATAAGCACGAGAAAAAAATCGTCCTGCCATTTGTGGGCTTTGCAAGTGCGATGTTTTTCGTGGGTGTGGCGTTTGCGTATTATCTCGTGTTGCCTGTGGTGATTGAGAATGTCCTGCTTTTTGGGAATGATAAGTTTGAGGGAAGCATTAGCGCGGATAATTATGTGATGTTTTTTACAAGGCTAGTTATCGGCTTTGGCATTACCTTTGAGCTACCGGTGCTTAGCTATTTTCTCGCGCGCGTTGGAATGATCACAGACCAATCGATGAAGAATTTTTTTAAATATGCGGTGGTGATTATTTTTGTCATAGCAGCACTTATCACGCCACCAGATGTGATTTCACAGATTTTTTTAGCAATTCCACTTATCGGGCTGTATGGTGTTTCAATCCTCATTGCAAAAATGGTAAATCCCGCAAAGGAGCAGGATTTAGAGCAAGACTTAGAAGAAGAAAATTAA
- the queA gene encoding tRNA preQ1(34) S-adenosylmethionine ribosyltransferase-isomerase QueA — MQEPSQRDFFLKSYDYDLPKELIAYAPTTPRSAGKLLVYKRVQKSIEHFYFSDFCDIIPRESILVCNDTKVLKARLFGRKKSERFQSENSKLYEIFFHKPLESGDCKTLDSKELDSFHSSAPNKSTPTRFLVQTRGKIRCGDCIVLDSGVQVRICEILSNGLRVVEFQDSNGKILDFSQVLELLENHGSMPLPPYIKRGANAQDERDYQSVFAKYAGAVAAPTASLHFSAQDFSALQKHYQTCFVTLHIGAGTFQGVESEDIRAHTMHSESFFISPQSEEILQKHLNDGALLCIGTTAARVVETYARGAKNSGECELFLHPHNPPCAKFGLLTNFHLPKSTLLMFVSALIGREETLRVYEEAKKTGYKFYSFGDGMLIL; from the coding sequence ATGCAAGAGCCAAGCCAAAGAGATTTTTTTTTAAAATCTTATGATTATGATTTGCCAAAAGAGCTTATCGCCTATGCGCCCACAACGCCAAGAAGTGCGGGAAAGCTCCTTGTGTATAAAAGGGTGCAAAAAAGTATTGAACATTTTTATTTTAGCGATTTTTGCGACATTATTCCGCGTGAAAGTATCCTTGTGTGTAATGATACAAAAGTGCTTAAGGCGCGCCTTTTTGGGCGTAAAAAAAGTGAAAGATTTCAAAGTGAAAATTCTAAATTATACGAAATCTTTTTTCACAAGCCCTTAGAATCTGGTGATTGTAAAACATTAGATTCTAAAGAGTTGGATTCTTTCCATTCCTCTGCGCCCAATAAATCTACACCTACACGCTTTTTAGTCCAAACACGTGGGAAGATTAGGTGTGGGGATTGCATTGTGCTAGATTCTGGAGTGCAGGTGCGAATTTGTGAGATTCTCTCTAATGGCTTGCGCGTGGTGGAATTTCAAGATTCTAATGGGAAAATTTTAGATTTTTCTCAAGTTTTAGAGCTTTTAGAAAATCACGGCTCTATGCCCCTGCCGCCTTATATTAAGCGCGGAGCAAACGCCCAAGATGAGCGCGATTATCAAAGTGTGTTTGCAAAGTATGCGGGCGCTGTGGCTGCACCTACGGCGAGTCTGCATTTTAGCGCACAGGATTTTAGCGCGCTACAAAAGCACTATCAAACCTGCTTTGTGACGCTACACATAGGCGCTGGGACATTTCAAGGTGTGGAGAGCGAAGATATTAGAGCACATACAATGCATTCAGAATCTTTTTTTATCTCACCGCAAAGTGAGGAAATCCTGCAAAAACATTTGAATGATGGCGCACTCCTTTGTATCGGCACAACTGCCGCGCGTGTGGTGGAAACATACGCAAGAGGGGCTAAAAATAGCGGCGAATGCGAACTTTTTTTGCATCCGCATAATCCACCGTGTGCAAAATTTGGGCTTTTGACAAACTTCCACCTTCCAAAATCCACACTTTTAATGTTTGTAAGCGCGCTCATTGGGCGAGAAGAGACTTTGCGCGTTTATGAGGAGGCAAAAAAGACGGGCTATAAATTCTACTCTTTTGGCGATGGAATGTTAATCTTATGA
- the rsmG gene encoding 16S rRNA (guanine(527)-N(7))-methyltransferase RsmG, whose amino-acid sequence MNLKNPQTRDLNALLCENKIMLDSAQIARLESFAALLLHWNKTHNLSGARTMEGMHENIVDSLYPLCFLQTFENVLDIGSGGGFPAIPLSIARQNATFILLEPRAKRFSFLQNVICELGLKNVNVYKARLESLASPLQVDLITSRAVMPASKLIKISRTFLRENGYFLLFKGSNFKREMPNASQNECFTRNDRIYFYAKNSFDVVRSEK is encoded by the coding sequence ATGAATCTGAAAAATCCTCAAACGAGAGACTTAAACGCACTTTTGTGCGAAAATAAAATAATGTTAGATTCTGCGCAAATAGCGCGTTTGGAATCTTTTGCAGCACTTCTTTTGCATTGGAATAAAACGCATAATCTTAGCGGAGCGCGCACAATGGAGGGAATGCACGAAAATATTGTGGATTCTTTGTATCCTTTGTGTTTTTTGCAAACCTTTGAAAATGTGCTTGATATAGGCAGTGGTGGAGGGTTTCCGGCGATTCCTCTAAGCATTGCGCGCCAAAATGCGACTTTTATCCTCCTTGAGCCACGCGCGAAACGTTTTTCATTTTTGCAAAATGTGATTTGTGAGCTAGGGCTTAAAAATGTGAATGTGTATAAAGCACGCTTAGAATCTCTTGCTTCCCCACTGCAAGTTGATTTAATCACTTCACGCGCGGTGATGCCAGCCTCAAAACTCATAAAAATATCGCGTACCTTTTTGCGCGAAAATGGCTATTTTTTGCTTTTCAAAGGTTCAAATTTCAAGCGAGAAATGCCAAATGCAAGCCAAAATGAGTGTTTTACAAGAAATGATAGAATCTACTTTTACGCAAAAAATTCTTTTGATGTTGTAAGGAGTGAGAAGTGA
- a CDS encoding PP0621 family protein, protein MKYLLVLVGVVAFVWFVLLRPRLKKTSSIGESKREDSKRLQGETMVECALCGSFVSQNDALQRGGVFYCSQECLQKV, encoded by the coding sequence GTGAAGTATTTGTTAGTTTTAGTCGGTGTTGTGGCGTTTGTGTGGTTTGTGCTCTTACGCCCAAGGCTTAAAAAAACATCAAGTATTGGAGAATCTAAGCGTGAAGATTCTAAAAGACTGCAAGGTGAAACAATGGTGGAATGCGCGCTGTGTGGAAGTTTTGTCTCACAAAATGATGCGTTGCAAAGAGGCGGGGTTTTTTACTGCTCGCAAGAATGCTTGCAAAAGGTGTAA